Proteins co-encoded in one Desulfurella sp. genomic window:
- a CDS encoding IS3 family transposase, whose protein sequence is MDIKKSKERKVSNLKGLVDPKLNISITRQTELLGINRPSLYYKKRQSSLEEDKAVMARIQEIYLDCPFYGFRKILAILIQDGFKVGKKKVKTLMNKLNIKAIYPKKKKFTSVSNKQHKKYSYLLNEKDTIDKPNSVWASDITYIKLESGFAYFCAVIDWHTRAILSYRLSNSIDTKLVADTLNDAIDTFGKPDIFNTDQGSQYTSEEFISILSKADVKISMDSKGRAYDNIIIERFWRTLKYENVYLLNYSTISKAREKIAEYIYFYNYESSPASLNYKTPMSVYMAGLEGVA, encoded by the coding sequence TTGGATATTAAAAAAAGTAAAGAGCGCAAGGTAAGTAATTTAAAAGGCCTTGTGGATCCCAAGCTCAATATATCAATAACAAGGCAAACAGAGCTTCTTGGCATAAACAGACCAAGTCTGTATTATAAGAAAAGGCAAAGCTCTCTAGAAGAAGACAAAGCTGTAATGGCAAGAATACAAGAGATATACTTGGATTGTCCATTCTACGGCTTTAGAAAGATACTTGCTATTTTAATACAAGATGGCTTTAAAGTTGGCAAGAAGAAAGTAAAGACCCTTATGAATAAACTTAACATAAAAGCAATATACCCCAAAAAGAAGAAGTTTACATCTGTTTCCAACAAACAGCACAAGAAATACTCGTATTTACTGAATGAAAAAGATACCATTGATAAACCAAACTCAGTATGGGCGTCTGATATAACCTACATCAAATTAGAAAGCGGTTTTGCTTACTTTTGTGCTGTAATAGATTGGCATACAAGGGCAATACTCTCATACAGGCTATCCAACTCAATAGACACAAAGCTTGTTGCTGATACTCTAAATGATGCAATAGACACTTTTGGTAAACCAGATATATTTAATACTGATCAGGGATCCCAATACACATCAGAAGAGTTCATATCAATCTTATCCAAAGCAGATGTAAAAATCTCTATGGACTCTAAAGGTAGAGCATACGATAACATCATAATCGAAAGGTTTTGGAGAACTCTAAAGTATGAAAATGTTTATCTGTTAAACTATTCTACAATAAGCAAGGCAAGAGAGAAAATAGCAGAATACATTTACTTTTACAATTATGAAAGCTCCCCTGCAAGCTTAAACTATAAAACGCCTATGAGTGTCTACATGGCTGGTCTAGAGGGTGTAGCATAG
- a CDS encoding transposase — protein MSVKRKSYSNEFKAKVVLEVLENNATINEIASKYNVLL, from the coding sequence ATGAGTGTCAAAAGAAAAAGTTACTCAAATGAGTTTAAAGCAAAAGTAGTGTTAGAGGTTTTAGAAAACAATGCTACTATAAATGAGATAGCCTCAAAATACAATGTATTGCTTTAA
- the sdhA gene encoding succinate dehydrogenase flavoprotein subunit, translating into MADIKVKLEEFDVIIVGAGGAGLAAAVQTGLARLKTAVITEVYPTRSHTVSAQGGIAAALGNMEEDHWIWHMYDTVKGSDYLGDQDAIEEFIKHAPETIYELEHWGVPFSRNENGTIYQRRFGGHTRNFGEAAVQRACAIADRSGHALLHALFERTLRPDIVQYVSYYTEYYAAELFREKETGRAIGILAWDMVNGGFTMFFGQAVIFATGGNTRNYRTGTNAHICTGDGWKLCLKAGVPIEDPEFVQFHPTGIYGVGNLITEGVRGEGGYLVNGLGERFMPKYAPKVMDLASRDVVSRAMATEVREGRGVGPKKDHILLKLDHLGKDLIMSKLPGIWELAYKFVGVDCTKEPIPVQPTAHYHMGGIPTNIKGEVVDWDGEKEVRIPGLYAAGECACQSVHGANRLGTNSLLDLVVNGKQAGQWAARYILEEKPEWPTPPLENIADEYGKETIEQVKAYFDGGPGEIKMDDIWERLRDSMQHNMSVFRIESGLKEELKEIDKYFEEFKKVGMTDKSPYFNTELIELLELESLLYVSKVETEAALARQESRGGHFRDDYPERDDVNWLKHTLVKWKDGKVELDYKPVRMKGATAPTFPPKKRVY; encoded by the coding sequence GTGGCTGATATAAAAGTTAAACTTGAAGAATTTGATGTTATTATAGTTGGTGCTGGTGGTGCAGGTTTGGCTGCTGCTGTGCAAACTGGACTTGCTAGACTAAAAACTGCTGTTATTACAGAAGTTTATCCAACAAGATCTCATACTGTATCTGCTCAAGGTGGTATTGCAGCTGCTCTTGGTAACATGGAAGAAGACCACTGGATTTGGCATATGTACGATACTGTTAAAGGTTCTGATTACTTAGGCGATCAAGATGCTATAGAAGAGTTTATTAAACATGCACCTGAGACAATATACGAATTGGAACACTGGGGAGTGCCTTTTTCAAGGAATGAAAATGGCACAATTTACCAAAGGCGATTTGGCGGACACACAAGAAACTTTGGCGAGGCAGCAGTTCAAAGGGCATGTGCAATAGCAGACAGATCCGGTCATGCATTGCTACACGCATTATTTGAGCGCACGTTAAGACCTGATATTGTTCAATATGTAAGTTATTATACAGAGTACTATGCAGCAGAATTATTCAGAGAAAAAGAAACCGGACGAGCAATAGGAATTCTGGCCTGGGATATGGTAAATGGTGGATTTACTATGTTTTTTGGCCAGGCAGTAATTTTTGCAACCGGTGGTAATACAAGAAACTATAGGACAGGTACAAATGCTCATATATGTACTGGAGATGGGTGGAAGCTTTGCTTAAAAGCTGGTGTTCCAATTGAAGACCCAGAGTTTGTCCAATTTCACCCAACAGGGATTTATGGTGTTGGAAACCTCATAACAGAAGGTGTTAGAGGTGAAGGTGGTTATTTAGTTAATGGTTTAGGTGAGCGTTTTATGCCAAAATACGCACCTAAAGTTATGGATCTTGCCTCGCGCGATGTTGTTTCACGTGCTATGGCAACAGAAGTAAGAGAAGGTAGAGGCGTGGGTCCAAAGAAAGACCACATACTGTTAAAATTAGACCATTTGGGCAAAGATTTAATTATGTCAAAACTTCCAGGAATATGGGAACTTGCTTATAAATTTGTAGGTGTGGATTGTACAAAAGAACCTATACCAGTCCAACCAACGGCTCACTACCATATGGGTGGTATACCTACTAATATAAAAGGTGAAGTTGTAGATTGGGATGGTGAAAAAGAAGTTAGAATTCCAGGTCTTTATGCAGCTGGTGAGTGTGCTTGTCAATCTGTTCATGGAGCTAACAGGCTTGGAACAAACTCATTGCTAGATCTTGTTGTTAATGGCAAACAGGCGGGACAGTGGGCAGCAAGGTATATTTTGGAAGAAAAACCGGAATGGCCGACTCCACCGCTTGAAAATATAGCCGATGAGTACGGTAAAGAAACTATTGAACAGGTTAAAGCTTATTTTGATGGTGGTCCAGGCGAAATTAAAATGGATGATATATGGGAGAGATTAAGAGATTCTATGCAGCACAACATGTCTGTGTTTAGAATTGAAAGTGGACTTAAAGAAGAATTAAAAGAAATAGATAAATATTTTGAAGAATTTAAAAAAGTTGGCATGACAGATAAAAGCCCATATTTCAACACTGAGTTGATTGAGCTACTAGAACTTGAATCTCTACTTTATGTTTCAAAAGTGGAAACAGAAGCTGCACTTGCAAGGCAGGAAAGCCGCGGTGGTCATTTCAGAGATGATTATCCAGAAAGGGATGATGTCAATTGGCTTAAACATACCCTTGTCAAATGGAAAGATGGGAAAGTGGAACTTGACTACAAACCTGTTAGAATGAAAGGTGCAACTGCGCCAACATTCCCACCAAAGAAAAGGGTATATTAA
- a CDS encoding fumarate hydratase — MSSIREINVSVIEEAIYNLAIEAAYKLPEDIHQKEKEAFEKEKSPVGKAVLETILKNVEVSAQGVFPLCQDTGLAVVFMEIGQDVHFVEGNLIDAINKGVERAYKDAYLRKSTCDPLTRKNLGNNLPAIVHTFIVPGDKVKIFFDAKGGGSESMSKVQMLKPADGRDGIIKTVVDWVIEAGPNPCPPTIIGVGIGGDFERSAILAKKATLRHLGEKNPDPRLAEMEEEILTKLNNSGIGPAGLGGITTSLGVHIEMEPCHIATLPLAINTACHVNRHKEILI, encoded by the coding sequence ATGTCTAGCATTAGGGAAATAAATGTATCTGTTATTGAAGAGGCTATTTATAATTTAGCAATCGAGGCTGCTTACAAATTGCCAGAGGATATTCATCAAAAAGAGAAAGAGGCGTTTGAAAAAGAAAAATCCCCTGTTGGCAAAGCAGTATTGGAAACTATTTTAAAAAACGTAGAAGTATCGGCACAGGGGGTTTTCCCTTTGTGCCAGGATACAGGTTTGGCTGTGGTATTTATGGAGATAGGTCAAGATGTCCATTTTGTAGAAGGAAATTTGATAGATGCTATAAATAAAGGTGTTGAAAGGGCATATAAAGATGCGTATTTAAGAAAATCGACCTGTGATCCGCTTACAAGAAAAAATTTAGGTAACAATTTGCCAGCTATAGTGCATACATTTATAGTGCCTGGTGATAAGGTTAAAATCTTTTTTGATGCAAAGGGTGGCGGAAGTGAATCTATGAGCAAAGTGCAGATGCTAAAACCTGCTGACGGCAGAGATGGTATAATTAAAACCGTGGTTGATTGGGTAATAGAAGCAGGCCCAAATCCATGTCCGCCCACTATAATCGGTGTAGGTATTGGGGGTGATTTTGAACGCAGCGCAATACTTGCCAAAAAAGCAACATTAAGGCATTTAGGAGAAAAAAACCCGGATCCAAGGCTTGCAGAAATGGAAGAAGAGATATTAACAAAATTAAATAATTCTGGCATAGGACCTGCAGGACTTGGCGGTATTACTACATCTCTGGGTGTTCATATAGAGATGGAACCTTGCCACATCGCAACACTGCCTTTGGCTATAAATACAGCATGCCATGTAAACAGGCATAAAGAAATTTTAATTTGA
- a CDS encoding Fe-S-containing hydro-lyase — MAEYKLKTPLTDEDIIKLKAGDKVYLSGVVYTGRDAAHMRMIESLKQGGELPFDPKGQVIYYVGPSPARPGYPIGSAGPTTSYRMNPFAPILIEKGLKGMIGKGKMSQEVKDACVKYKAVYFASIGGAAAVVGSAIKKAEVIAYDDLGPEAVRRLEVEDMPVFVCYDAYGNDLYELAKKEWANKL, encoded by the coding sequence ATGGCAGAATATAAATTAAAAACACCTTTAACAGATGAAGACATTATTAAGCTTAAAGCAGGGGATAAGGTTTATTTAAGTGGTGTAGTCTACACAGGAAGGGACGCAGCACACATGCGCATGATAGAATCACTTAAACAAGGTGGAGAGTTACCTTTTGATCCCAAAGGGCAGGTTATTTATTATGTAGGTCCAAGTCCAGCAAGGCCAGGCTATCCTATAGGTTCAGCAGGTCCTACAACAAGTTACCGTATGAATCCCTTTGCTCCTATACTAATTGAAAAAGGCTTAAAAGGCATGATAGGCAAAGGTAAAATGAGTCAGGAAGTTAAAGACGCTTGTGTTAAATACAAAGCTGTTTATTTTGCCAGTATTGGTGGCGCAGCAGCTGTTGTAGGCAGCGCAATAAAAAAAGCAGAGGTTATAGCTTACGATGATTTGGGTCCAGAAGCTGTAAGGAGACTTGAGGTTGAAGATATGCCTGTTTTTGTATGTTATGATGCTTATGGAAATGACCTTTATGAGCTTGCAAAAAAAGAGTGGGCTAATAAATTATGA
- the mdh gene encoding malate dehydrogenase, protein MLANAKISVIGAGQVGATTAVRIAEKELARQVVLVDIVEGLPQGKALDEMEASPIEGFDTEIVGTNDYKDTENSDIVVITSGLPRKPGMSRDDLLSVNVKIVKEVTEQVAKYSPNSIIIVVTNPLDAMVYTASKVSGFADNKVMGQAGCLDSTRFKRFIAWEAGVSVKSVEAMTLGGHGDDMVPLVSYSTIRGVPISQFFTKEQIDRLVDRTRNGGGEIVKLLKTGSAFYATSSAVVQMIDSIVRDKKDVLPCAVKTQGKYGLEKDLFVGLPVKLGLSGIEEIVELKLSEEELKALKVSADHVKELCNRVEELKLL, encoded by the coding sequence ATGTTGGCAAATGCTAAAATTAGCGTTATTGGTGCAGGTCAGGTTGGTGCCACAACAGCAGTGAGAATTGCAGAAAAAGAGCTGGCAAGACAGGTTGTTTTGGTAGACATAGTTGAAGGTTTACCGCAGGGCAAAGCCTTAGATGAGATGGAAGCATCACCAATTGAAGGCTTTGATACAGAAATAGTAGGTACAAACGATTACAAAGACACAGAAAATTCAGATATCGTTGTAATTACTTCTGGACTACCAAGAAAACCCGGTATGTCAAGGGATGATTTACTAAGTGTTAATGTCAAAATCGTTAAAGAAGTTACAGAGCAAGTAGCTAAGTATTCTCCAAATTCTATAATTATTGTAGTTACAAATCCATTGGACGCTATGGTTTACACAGCAAGCAAAGTGAGTGGTTTTGCGGATAACAAGGTAATGGGTCAGGCAGGGTGCCTGGATTCTACAAGATTTAAGAGATTCATTGCATGGGAAGCAGGTGTAAGTGTAAAGTCAGTTGAAGCTATGACGCTTGGTGGTCATGGTGATGATATGGTGCCTTTAGTTAGCTACTCTACAATTAGAGGTGTTCCGATTAGTCAATTTTTCACAAAAGAACAAATTGATAGACTTGTAGATAGAACAAGAAATGGTGGAGGGGAAATTGTAAAATTACTAAAAACCGGTTCAGCATTCTATGCAACAAGTTCTGCTGTAGTGCAAATGATTGACTCAATTGTAAGGGATAAAAAAGATGTTTTACCATGCGCTGTTAAAACTCAAGGCAAATATGGTTTAGAGAAGGATTTATTTGTAGGTTTACCTGTAAAACTTGGATTATCTGGAATAGAAGAAATTGTTGAATTAAAATTATCAGAAGAAGAATTAAAAGCATTAAAAGTATCTGCAGATCATGTTAAAGAATTATGCAATAGAGTTGAAGAATTAAAACTTTTATAG
- a CDS encoding tRNA-binding protein yields MTIKQTITYNDFEKVDIRVGKILTVDDFPKARKKAYKLLIDFGSEIGVKRSSAQIVDNYTKEELVGRLVLAVVNFAPKQIADFLSEVLVLGVNDKNDNVRVLCVDDEVEPGKSVF; encoded by the coding sequence ATGACGATAAAACAAACAATTACTTATAATGATTTTGAAAAAGTGGATATAAGGGTAGGTAAAATCTTAACTGTAGATGATTTCCCAAAAGCACGTAAAAAAGCTTATAAATTGTTAATTGATTTTGGTAGTGAAATTGGCGTAAAACGCTCAAGTGCACAGATTGTTGATAATTATACGAAAGAAGAATTAGTCGGCAGGTTAGTTTTGGCTGTTGTCAATTTTGCTCCAAAGCAAATTGCTGACTTTTTATCAGAAGTATTAGTGCTTGGTGTTAATGATAAAAATGATAATGTAAGAGTATTATGTGTAGATGATGAAGTAGAGCCAGGCAAGAGTGTATTTTAA
- the sdhC gene encoding succinate dehydrogenase, cytochrome b556 subunit — translation MNWYRPSASYKWHEGFVAWVLHRVTGLLLILYLFAHEWVISTLQNPQSYSQAMGVLESPIFKLLEVGLWLVAAYHAVNGLRVVLVNFAGAAERSNYKTNVWIFWVIFALVFVAGAIPMLMGLAG, via the coding sequence ATGAATTGGTATCGACCAAGTGCATCTTATAAGTGGCACGAGGGTTTTGTTGCTTGGGTTTTGCATAGGGTAACAGGTCTACTATTGATTTTGTATCTTTTTGCTCATGAGTGGGTAATCTCTACTCTTCAAAATCCACAAAGCTATTCTCAGGCTATGGGCGTTCTTGAAAGTCCTATATTTAAGTTATTAGAAGTTGGTTTGTGGCTTGTAGCAGCATATCATGCTGTAAATGGGTTAAGGGTTGTGCTTGTTAATTTCGCAGGTGCAGCGGAGCGCAGCAATTACAAAACTAATGTGTGGATTTTTTGGGTTATTTTTGCCTTAGTTTTTGTAGCAGGCGCTATACCTATGTTAATGGGTTTGGCTGGCTAG